Below is a genomic region from Chloroflexota bacterium.
CGGCGGCAAGCAGTTGCGCGACGGCGACTTTGCCAAAGGCTACTTCTGCCCGCCGACGATTGTGGATGAAGTGCCGCACGATCACCGCTTGTGGAAGCACGAGATGTTCCTGCCCATCACCATGATTCACACCGTCGACTCAATTGACACCGCCATGAAAATGGCGAACGACGTGGACTACGGTCTGACCGCCGGTTTTTATGGAAGCAAGAAGGAAGCGGCCTGGTTCTTCGACAACATTCAGGCCGGCGTCACCTACGCCAACCGCCCGCAGGGCGCAACCACCGGCGCGTGGCCGGGCTTCCAACCGTTCGGCGGCTGGAAAGGCTCCGGTTCTTCCGGCAAGAACGCAGGCGGCTATTACTATCTGCCGCTCTACATGCACGAGCAGATTCACACCCTGATTGAATAGTTTTCAGTGGTCAGTGATCAGTTGCTAGAGAACATACTGAGAACTGGTCACTGACCACTGATCACCGATATGCCCAACCCCAACCCCGAAGGCCGCATCGGGCTGGCGCTTCTGCTAGTCAGCGTGATCAGCGCCTACATCTTTTTTCTCTGGGTCTCGGCGGGCAACCCAGTCAACCCGTTTGTCGTGCTGGGCCTGGCTGTCATGCTCATTGTCGGCTGGGGCGCCTATCAACGCTCCAGGCCGGCCAAGCCGCCGCCGCCGCCCAAAAAATCTTTGGGCGACCGGGCCAAGGCGCGCTTCAGCCCGCCGCCCAAGAAGCCCGCCCCGCCGCCGCCGCCAAAACCGGCCGGGCCGCCGCCGGCGAAGAAAGGCGCGCTCGATTTTCTCAAACCTAAAATCAAAGCGCCGCCGAAGAAATAATGTTCCAACCCGGCCTCGACGGCATCACCTTCACCTCACACGGCCACAAATTGCTTGGCGGCTTCTATCGCGCCGCCGGCGACTCGCCGTCGGAGATCCCCGAAGCGGAGCGCAGGGGGCGTCCAACCGCCATCCTTCTTCACGGCGTGCCCGGCGTCGAGAAGAATCTTGATCTCGCTTACGCCTTGCGCGATGCAGGCTGGAACTGCCTCACCTTTCACTATCGCGGCTGTTGGGGATCGGGCGGCGACTACTCGCTCCACAATCTGGTGGACGATGTGCGCGCCGCGACAGATTGGGTGCTCAAGCAACCTTGTGTGGACGGCGACCGTCTGGCGCTCGTGGGAAGCAGTATCGGCGGCTACACCACGCTGGCCGCCGGGGCAGCCGACTCTCGCTTTGTGGCTCTGGTTCCGCTATGCCCCCTCATTGACCCCAACACTGCCCCGCTGACGTTAGACATCTTCGACGCCTTTGCTTCCATGCTCAATAACATCACCGGCCCCCAACTGCAACAACAGTGGATGACGCTTCCGCCCATCACCGGCCTGGCGGCTCAACTCGCCGGCAAACGCATCTTCCTCGTCACCGGCGATCAGGACGAACTCTTCTCGCCCGAACACTATCAACCATTGTTAGCCGCCCTGCCCAACATCATCCAACATCGCATTCCCGAAGCCGACCACTCTTTCACCAACCACCGCCAGCAACTCGTTACTACTGTCATTGACTGGCTCACTTTCTCTTTCTCCCCTCTCTCCTCTCTCTCTTCTTCTTTTTCATTGAGACACCCGACCGAAAGCGATCACCCTCGCGTCCTCGCCATCCTCTCCGACTGGTGGGGCGGGCGCGACCTCTCGCACCTCTTGCCGCGCCTGTACTTCCAGCACTTCAACGACACCAGCTTCATCGTCGAAAAAGATGGCGAACTTGCCGCCTTCCTCATCGGTTTCATTTCGCAATCCGAGTCGGGCGTGGCATATATTCATTTCGTCGGCGTGCACCCGGAACATCGAAAGAGCGGGCTGGGCCGCCAACTCTACGAACGCTTCTTCGAGTTGGCCCGCGCCCGAGGCGCGAAAGAAGTGCACTGCATCACCGGGCCGGTAAACAGCGGCTCGATTGCCTTTCACACAAAAATGGGCTTCATCCCTTCCCAGCCGATCCCGGATTATGATGGGCCGGGGGATGATCGGGTGGCGTTCAAAAAGACGATAGACGGATGACGGACGACGAAGGATAATTGCGCCATTCAAATGACTGCTTTCGTCCTTCGTCTCGCAAAGCGGTCCTTCGTCCATATATGCCTAAACTCACTTCCCTCTCTCAAGCCATCGCCGCCCACGTTCACGACGGCGATACCGTGTACGCCGCCGGGTTCACCCACCTCATCCCGTTTGCCGCCGGGCACGAAATCATCCGTCAGGGCAAAAAGAATCTCATATTAGCCCGCGCCACGCCGGACATCATCTACGAGCAAATGGTGGCCGCCGGTTGCGCCCGCAAGCTCATCTTTTCGTATTCCGGCAACCCCGGCGTCGGCTCACTGCGAATCATTCGCGCTGAGATGGAAGCGGGGCGGCTGGAGTACGAAGAGTATTCGCACTTTGCTATGATCACCCGCCTCACCGCCGGGGCCAGCGGCCTGCCGTTTCTGCCAATGAAGTCGGTGGGAACCGATGATCTGGTGAAGGCCAATTCGCAGTATCGAACGGTGATCGATCCCTACGGTAGCGGCTCACTGAACACCGTGCCGGCCCTCAACCCGGATGTAGCCATCATCCACGCTCAACGCGCCAGCGCCGGGGGCGAGGCCCAAATCTGGGGCATCATCGGCGAACAAAAAGAGGCGGCCTTTGCCGCGAAGCGCGTCATCGTCACTGCCGAAGAAATTGTGGACGAGGCCGTGATCCGCGCTGACCCGAATCGCACCATCATCCCCGGTCTCATCGTCAGCGCCGTGTGCCACGCGCCCTTCTGCGCCCACCCGTCTTACGCGCAGGGCTACTACGACCGCGACAATCCGTTTTATCTGGAGTGGGACAAGGTCTCGTCCGATCCAGAATCCGTCAAACGCTGGCTCGACGAGTGGGTGTTCGGCGTGAAAGACCGGGACGAATACTGGGCCAAGCTGGGGGCCGAGGCTCACGAACGATTGAAGGTGAAGCCGAAGATGAGCGGGCAAGTGAACTATGGAGATTTTTGATTTTTGATTTGCGATTTTGGATTGAGAACATCAATCCCCAATCAGCAATCTAAAATCCGAAATCAAAAAATGATCCCTTTTGTTGACTTCGGCGGCGCTGGCCCGCTTCTGCATTTTGCTCATGCCAACGGCTACCCGCCTCAGGCTTACAAACAACTGATCGAGACACTCACACCGCGTTACCACATCTGCTCAATGCCGTTTCGCCCGTTGTGGCCGGATAATACGATCAATGGCTTTCGCGACTGGAACACTTTTGTCGAAGACCTGATCCGCTTCTTCGACGAGCGCGGCCACAAAGACCTGATCGGCGTGGGGCACTCGCTGGGGGCAGTGGTCACGCTGACGGCTTCCCTGCGCCGCCCCGATCTTTTTCGGGCGCTGGTGTTGATCGATCCGGTGATCTTCCATCGCCGCTTTCAATATGCCTGGCGCATCTCGCAAAAGCTGGGGTTGGCGCGGCGGGCGCATCCGCTCATTGCGCCAACTTTGCGGCGGCGGCGCGTGTTTGAAAGCGCCGAGATCATGTACCAGCGTTATCGCCGCGCGCCTATCTTTAGTCGCGTCAGCGACGCTGGCTTGCGCGCTTACGTGGACTCGATAGCCAAGCCCCGGCTCGACGGCCACGTGGAGTTGGCCTACACGCCGGAGTGGGAAGTGAAAATTTACGAGACGGCCCACTTCGATATGTGGGAAGAAATGAAGAGCCTGCGCGCGCCACTCCTGGTGATTCGCGGCGCTGACTCCGACACGTTTTTTCCGCAGGCGCTACGCCGGGTGATGAAGCACGCGCCTCACACCGTCGCCCACGAAGTTCAGGGCGCGGGCCATCTGGTTCCGCTGGAGAGACCGGATGAAGTGGGCGCAGTGATCAAAGAGTTTCTGTCGAAAGTCCGGTAAATGTATTGCGTAGTTCGTATTGCGTAATGTCCTCACGCGATACGCGATACGCAATACGCGATACGCAATGAATTACTCCTCCTCCGAACTCATGACTATCAACGCCGCCCGCCTTTTGCGCGACGGCGACGTGGTGTTTGTGGGCGTGGGCCTGCCCAACCTGGCCTGCAACCTGGCCCGCCGGACTCATGCGCCCAACCTGACGATGATCTACGAAGCGGGCGTGGTGGGCGCGCAACCGGAACGCCTGCCGCTCTCGATTGGCGACCCAGCCCTGGTCTCCGGGGCCGCCGCCGTGTGCTCGATGTACGAAATCTTCGCCTTCTACCTTCAACGCGGGCTGATTGACGTGGGCTTCCTCGGCGGGGCACAGATTGATCGCTACGGCAACGTGAACGCCACCGTCATCGGCGATTACGCCAAACCCAAAGTGCGCCTGCCCGGTTCGGGCGGCAGCGCCGAGATTGCGGCCTGGGCCAACCGCACTTATCTCATCACGCCCCATCAAAAGCGCCGCTTCCCTGAGAAATGTGATTTTGTGACCGGGGCCGGCTTCCTGGGCGGCGGCGTGGCACGCAAGGCTTCAGGCGTGCGCGGCGGCGGCCCGCAGGCCGTTGTCACCGACATTGGCCTCTTGGAGCCGGATGAGTCGGGCGAGATGATTCTGACGGCGCTTCATCCGGGGCGAACGGTTGAGGAAGCGCGGGCGAACACGGGCTGGGTGCTAAGGTCAGCCGCCTCGCCTGGGGAAACAGAGGCGGTTTCCCCGACGGAGCTGGCTCTGTTGCGTGAGCTTGATCCGCTGGGCATCTATCTCAAGGGCGGCGGGTGAGCCGCCAAAGATTTCAACCGCGAGTTGCATCCAATCTTTAGGTGACTGTCACCGGGGAGAGAACTGCCTGAATCTCACCACACAGCATTGCCCGGTGACAGTCACCTCTTAGGAAATGTTTTGCTGAATCAAAGAGTCGTTGTAGAATGCAAGCAACGCCCCCGCCCAACGCGGGACACAATTCCATAAGGAGGAGATTGTATGAAAAGCAACAGATTGTTTCTTTTGACGAGCGCGTTTGTCATTTTGGCAATGGCGCTCGCGGCCTGTGGCGGCCCGGCGGCCACGACCGAGGCTCCGCAACCTACTGCCGCCCCGCCCACCGCCGTGCCGCCTACCGCCGCCCCGGTGGCTACGGAAGTTCCAACCGAGGCGCCTCCCGCTTTTGAGGGGCTGACGAAGGCCGCCGATGACTGCAGTTACGGCGGCGAGTTCAAGTCTATTGAAGCAGTGGATCAATTCACAGTCAAGATGACGCTGTGCTTCCCCGATCCCGCCTTCCCCTCAAAGATGGCTTTCGGCGTCTTTGCTATTCAAGACAAGGATTACCTGGACGCCAATGGCGGCGATTCGGCCAAGATGAGTGAGTCGCCTAATGGCACCGGCCCGTACATGGTCAAAGATTGGGTGCATGGCGATCACATCACCCTTGAGGCGAATCCCAACTACTGGGGCACGCCGCCCAAGACCCAGACGGTGATCTTCCGCTGGTCGCCTGAGGCCGCGCAACGATTGCTCGAACTGCAATCGGGCACAGTGGACGGGATAGACAACCCGGCTCCCGATGATTTTGCCACTATCGAAGCCGACTCCAACCTCAAACTCATTCCGCGCCCGGCTTTGAATATCTTTTACATCGGCTTGAACAATGCCATACCGCCCTTTGACAATGAGAAGGTCCGCCAGGCGGTGGCCATGGCCATTGACAAGAAGCGCATTGTAGAGAACTACTACCCGGCTGGCTCATCGGTAGCCGAGCAGTTCGCCCCAGAGGCCTTGCTACCCGGTTTCAGCACCGAAGGCGATGGCGCCAAGTGGTATGACTATGACCCGGCTGCCGCCAAGGCCTTATTGGCCGAAGCGGGCTTCCCGAATGGCTTCGAGGCCACCATCAGCTATCGCGATGTGGTGCGCGGTTATCTGCCGCTGCCCGGCCAGGTTGCTCAGGAAATTCAGGCTGAGTTGGCTGAGATTGGCGTCACGCTCAAAATTAATGTGATGGAGTCTGGCGCCTACTTGCAATCAGTAGCCGCCGGCGAGCAAAGCATCTTCATGCTCGGCTGGGGCGCCGACTACCCGGATGCCACCAATTTCTACGACTTCCACTTCACGGGCGCTTCCAAGAACTTTGGCGCGCCCTATGAGGATCTGGTCGCAGAAATTCGCACTGCCGCCTCTCTCTCTGATCCGGCGGAACGCCAGCAACATTACGACCTGGTAAACGCCCTGGTCAAGCAACACGTGCCCATGATCCCGGTTGCGAACGGCGGCTCAGGAGTGGCCTTCAAAACCACCGTCGAAGGCTCGCATACCAGCCCGATCGGTAACGAATACTTCGCCGCTATGGGCACCGGCTCCGACCAACTGGTGTGGATGCAAAACGCCGAACCCGTGCAACTGTGGTGCGCCGACGAGACCGACGGCGAGACCCTGCGGGCCTGCCTGCAAGTCTACGATGCCCTGCTGGCGTTTAAGTTGGGCGGCGTGGAAGTTGTAGGGGGCCTGGCCGACAAGTGGGAAGCCAACGCTGACCTGACCGAGTGGACTTTCCACCTGCGCCAGGGCGTCAAGTTCCACAACGGCGCTGATCTGGATGCCAACGACGTGGTGGCCACTTTCGTCGCCCAATGGGATGCGAAAGACCCCAACCACAAAGGCAACAGCGGCGTCTTTGAATACTTCAACGGCTTCTTCGCCAAGCAACTCAACGCGCCGCCGCCTTCCGGCAACTAACCCGGTTACTGGATTCGTGCGCGCCTAAGTGAGCGATGGGGCCCGGCCCCTGGCTGGGGAGGCCCCATCGCTCTTTTTTTCGTCTCAGGTAATGACTCAATTCTTTCTCCGCCGCCTGCTCTTGTTGTTGCCTGTGCTGGCAGGAATTTTATTCACCACGTTTGCCATTGCTCGCCTGATCCCCGGCGACCCGTGCTACGTTGCTCTGGGGGAACGCGCCACCGAAGAGCAATGCAATGCCTACCGCGAACGACTGGGTCTTAACGACAACATCGGCGTGCAGTTCACCCGCTACCTGGGCAACGTGGTGCGCGGCGATTTTGGCGTCTCCCTGAAAACCAGCCGCCCTGTTTCTGACGTGATTGTCGAGCGCTTGCCGATGACACTGGAGCTTACCATTGGCGCAATGTTGTTCTCGACCACGTTTGGAATCCTGCTGGGCATTATCTCCGCCGTGCGGCGCAACTCGGTCCTGGACGTGGTCACAATGATCGGCGCCAACATCGGAGTCTCCATGCCCGTCTTCTGGCTGGGGTTGATGCTGGCTTATCTGTTCGCCCTCACCCTCAAAGGCACACCGCTGTGGATTCCGCCGTCGGGCCGCCTGACCTCCGGCCTGAGCATCCCGCCTCTCACCGAGACGTTTCAACTCGACGGGTTGGCCGGATTCCCGTTGGCCGCCGTCACCTTCGCCTCCAACATGTACACTCTCAACGCCCTGCTCACCGGCAATGTCAAAGTGTGGACAGATGCCGCCTGGCACCTCATTCTGCCTTCGGTGGCGGTGGGGACGATCCCGCTTTCGATCATCGCCCGCATGACGCGCTCCAGCCTGCTGGAAGTATTGAACCAGGATTACATTCGCACTGCGCGGGCCAAAGGGCTGATGCAGAGAACCGTGATCTTCCGGCACGCGCTCCGCAACGCCATGTTGCCCATCGTCACCATCGTCGGCCTGCAGGTGGGCGGGCTGTTGAGCGGCGCGGTGCTCACCGAGACAATCTTCGGCCTGCCCGGGATCGGCACCTGGTTGATCACCTCGATCCTGGCCCGCGACTACTCGGTGGTGCAGGCGGCCACAGTGGTCATTGCCATTATCTACGTCATGGTCAACATGCTGGTAGATGCTTCGTACGCTTTTCTCGACCCGCGCATCCGTCTGCAATAGCAGATCAAGTTCCCTGTCGGTTTTCAAATGGCAACTACCGTTACGCCCTCCCAGCTTGAACCCCTGAGCGTCGCCGCGCCCCGCACCCCTTTGCAGGACGCGCTTCGCCGCCTGTTTCATCATCGCTCGGCGGTGGTGGGCATGGTCATTTTGGGGTTGTTGATTTTCGTTGCCGTTTTCGCAAGCTGGTTAGCGCCCTACGATCCTGAGAAACCTTTGCGGGACGCCAAGCGCAACTCGCCGCCCTGCATTCACTGGCTCGGTTGCCCGGCTGACAAGCCGGAACATTTTTTCGGCATTGACGGCAACAGCCGCGATTTGCTCTCGCGAGTCATTTTCGGCTCACGCCTGTCCCTGCAAGTGGGCGTCGCCACGGTGACTTTCGCCATTATCATTGGCACGGCCCTGGGCGCGCTGGCCGGGTACGCCAGTGGCTGGCTCGACAACCTCATCATGCGCGTGATGGATGTCTTGTTGGCGTTCCCGAGTCTGTTGTTGTCCATTGCTATCGTCACCGTGCTGGGGCAAGGGTTGATCAACGCCTTGCTGGCAATTGGATTCGTATCCATTCCGGTCTACGCC
It encodes:
- a CDS encoding GNAT family N-acetyltransferase encodes the protein MFQPGLDGITFTSHGHKLLGGFYRAAGDSPSEIPEAERRGRPTAILLHGVPGVEKNLDLAYALRDAGWNCLTFHYRGCWGSGGDYSLHNLVDDVRAATDWVLKQPCVDGDRLALVGSSIGGYTTLAAGAADSRFVALVPLCPLIDPNTAPLTLDIFDAFASMLNNITGPQLQQQWMTLPPITGLAAQLAGKRIFLVTGDQDELFSPEHYQPLLAALPNIIQHRIPEADHSFTNHRQQLVTTVIDWLTFSFSPLSSLSSSFSLRHPTESDHPRVLAILSDWWGGRDLSHLLPRLYFQHFNDTSFIVEKDGELAAFLIGFISQSESGVAYIHFVGVHPEHRKSGLGRQLYERFFELARARGAKEVHCITGPVNSGSIAFHTKMGFIPSQPIPDYDGPGDDRVAFKKTIDG
- a CDS encoding CoA transferase subunit A yields the protein MPKLTSLSQAIAAHVHDGDTVYAAGFTHLIPFAAGHEIIRQGKKNLILARATPDIIYEQMVAAGCARKLIFSYSGNPGVGSLRIIRAEMEAGRLEYEEYSHFAMITRLTAGASGLPFLPMKSVGTDDLVKANSQYRTVIDPYGSGSLNTVPALNPDVAIIHAQRASAGGEAQIWGIIGEQKEAAFAAKRVIVTAEEIVDEAVIRADPNRTIIPGLIVSAVCHAPFCAHPSYAQGYYDRDNPFYLEWDKVSSDPESVKRWLDEWVFGVKDRDEYWAKLGAEAHERLKVKPKMSGQVNYGDF
- a CDS encoding alpha/beta hydrolase, encoding MIPFVDFGGAGPLLHFAHANGYPPQAYKQLIETLTPRYHICSMPFRPLWPDNTINGFRDWNTFVEDLIRFFDERGHKDLIGVGHSLGAVVTLTASLRRPDLFRALVLIDPVIFHRRFQYAWRISQKLGLARRAHPLIAPTLRRRRVFESAEIMYQRYRRAPIFSRVSDAGLRAYVDSIAKPRLDGHVELAYTPEWEVKIYETAHFDMWEEMKSLRAPLLVIRGADSDTFFPQALRRVMKHAPHTVAHEVQGAGHLVPLERPDEVGAVIKEFLSKVR
- a CDS encoding CoA-transferase subunit beta, whose translation is MNYSSSELMTINAARLLRDGDVVFVGVGLPNLACNLARRTHAPNLTMIYEAGVVGAQPERLPLSIGDPALVSGAAAVCSMYEIFAFYLQRGLIDVGFLGGAQIDRYGNVNATVIGDYAKPKVRLPGSGGSAEIAAWANRTYLITPHQKRRFPEKCDFVTGAGFLGGGVARKASGVRGGGPQAVVTDIGLLEPDESGEMILTALHPGRTVEEARANTGWVLRSAASPGETEAVSPTELALLRELDPLGIYLKGGG
- a CDS encoding peptide ABC transporter substrate-binding protein is translated as MKSNRLFLLTSAFVILAMALAACGGPAATTEAPQPTAAPPTAVPPTAAPVATEVPTEAPPAFEGLTKAADDCSYGGEFKSIEAVDQFTVKMTLCFPDPAFPSKMAFGVFAIQDKDYLDANGGDSAKMSESPNGTGPYMVKDWVHGDHITLEANPNYWGTPPKTQTVIFRWSPEAAQRLLELQSGTVDGIDNPAPDDFATIEADSNLKLIPRPALNIFYIGLNNAIPPFDNEKVRQAVAMAIDKKRIVENYYPAGSSVAEQFAPEALLPGFSTEGDGAKWYDYDPAAAKALLAEAGFPNGFEATISYRDVVRGYLPLPGQVAQEIQAELAEIGVTLKINVMESGAYLQSVAAGEQSIFMLGWGADYPDATNFYDFHFTGASKNFGAPYEDLVAEIRTAASLSDPAERQQHYDLVNALVKQHVPMIPVANGGSGVAFKTTVEGSHTSPIGNEYFAAMGTGSDQLVWMQNAEPVQLWCADETDGETLRACLQVYDALLAFKLGGVEVVGGLADKWEANADLTEWTFHLRQGVKFHNGADLDANDVVATFVAQWDAKDPNHKGNSGVFEYFNGFFAKQLNAPPPSGN
- a CDS encoding ABC transporter permease, with protein sequence MTQFFLRRLLLLLPVLAGILFTTFAIARLIPGDPCYVALGERATEEQCNAYRERLGLNDNIGVQFTRYLGNVVRGDFGVSLKTSRPVSDVIVERLPMTLELTIGAMLFSTTFGILLGIISAVRRNSVLDVVTMIGANIGVSMPVFWLGLMLAYLFALTLKGTPLWIPPSGRLTSGLSIPPLTETFQLDGLAGFPLAAVTFASNMYTLNALLTGNVKVWTDAAWHLILPSVAVGTIPLSIIARMTRSSLLEVLNQDYIRTARAKGLMQRTVIFRHALRNAMLPIVTIVGLQVGGLLSGAVLTETIFGLPGIGTWLITSILARDYSVVQAATVVIAIIYVMVNMLVDASYAFLDPRIRLQ
- a CDS encoding ABC transporter permease, whose protein sequence is MATTVTPSQLEPLSVAAPRTPLQDALRRLFHHRSAVVGMVILGLLIFVAVFASWLAPYDPEKPLRDAKRNSPPCIHWLGCPADKPEHFFGIDGNSRDLLSRVIFGSRLSLQVGVATVTFAIIIGTALGALAGYASGWLDNLIMRVMDVLLAFPSLLLSIAIVTVLGQGLINALLAIGFVSIPVYARIVRASVLQVKELDYVAGSRALGASPLRIVLAHILPNALTPLIVQGTLGIASAILDAAALSFLGLGAQPPTPEWGLMLGAERNQVFTAPHLVFFPGIAIMLTVLAFNLLGDGLRDVLDPRLNRAG